A window of Aromatoleum bremense genomic DNA:
GCGCCACGCGAGCGGTGGCGCTGCCGCGTTCGCGCGCCAGCCGCTCGGTCTCGGCGACCATCGCGCGGGCCGGCTGAACCGCTTCGACGCGCGCGAGGTGTTCGCGCCGCGGGCTGGCCGCTTCGCGCTGCGCGAGCGCCCTGTCGAGCATCGCGCGCGCCTCGGCTTCACGCTCCCGCGCCAGGTCGAGCTCGCGGTGCCACTGGAGCTGCGTCTGCAGGTGCTTTTCCAGCGCTTCCTGCTCGGCGAGCGCGGCTTTCGTGCCGGCCCGTGCCTCGTCGATGTGCGCGCGTTCTTCCGCGGCAAGCGGCTGCTGGTGCTCGAGTTGCGCCTTCAAGGCTTCGAGTTTCTGTTGCTCCAGCTTGTTGCGCTCGTAGGCGCGCCGCGACAGCACTTCGAAGCGGTCGGTGGCGGTGAGCGTCTGCAGCAGCGTCGCGCGCTCGTCTTCGCCGGCCTTGAGAAAAGTGAAGAACTCGTTCTGCGCGAGCAGCACGGCGCGGGTGAATTGCTCGAACGAAAGGCCGATGCGCGCGGCAATGGCCGGCAGCACCTCGGATTTCAACCGCCCGCCAACCGGCTGCAGATCCTCGATGCGACACAGCGACATCTCGGACTGCTGCAGCTTGCCGTTCGCCTTGCTGCGCGCCCGGCGCACGCTCCAGCGGGCCCGGTAGCCGACGCCGTCATTGCCGCGAAAGTCGACTTCCGCCTGCGCTTCGGCGCAACCGCGGCGCAGGATGTTGCGCCGGTCGTTCGGCAAGGTTGTCTCCGTTCCGACGTCGGGCAGTTCAATGCCGCGTCCGCCGGCGTTGCGCAGGCGCGGTGTGTCATCGAAAAGCGCGAGGCACAACGCGTCGAGCAGCGTGCTCTTGCCCGCGCCGGTGGGACCGCTGATCGCGAAAAGTCCGGTCGAGGCGAGCGGCTCGGCCTGGAAGTCGACTTCGAACGCGCCGGCCAGCGAGGCGAGGTTGTTGCCGCGGATCGCGAGGATTTTCATGCGGACGCCCCCTCGGCGGGCTCGATCGCGAGTTCGGCGAAGGCCGCCGCGAGCGCGCCGAGCAGGACTTTGCGCTCGTCGGGATGGCCGCCGAGGCGCTGTTCGCACAAGCGCGCGAACACCGTTTCCGGCGCGAGCCGTTCCAGGTCGCCGAGCGACATCGCGGAACTGGCGGGCGCATCGCCGCTGCGCGAACTGACCGGGTCGATGCGCGCGAGCCGCACGGGCCTGCCGGCAAGCGTCGCCTCGATTCGGGCGCGCAGGCCCGGCTCAGGGGCGTCGAGCCGAACGCGCACTTCGAGGTAGGGATGGGCGTGCACGGGACCTTCGGCTGCCGCGCCCGGATCGAGCGTTTCGAGCAAGGGCAGGACCTCGTCGATCGACGCATGGGTCTTCGGCACGCGGATCAACTCCACGCTGCGCGGCACACGTACCGGACGAATTTCGGCGACTGCTTCACCGTCGAGCTCGACGCATACGACCTGGTGCGGATAGTCGAGCTCGGCGAACGACATCGGCAACGGGCTCCCGCTGTAGCGGATGTGGTCGCGGCCGCCGACCGGTTGCGCCAGATGCAGGTGCCCGAGCGCGACGTAGGCGATCGCCGGGTCGAAAATGCCGGCGGGCAGCGCCTCGGCGCCGCCGATGACGATGCGTCGTTCCGAGTGTTCCGAGAGCTTGCCGTGGGCCATGTGACAATGGCCCATGGCGACGATCGCCTGGCCCGGCTGGCGACGCGATTGCGCCACCGCAAGTGCCTGGCGATAGAGCTCGGCGACGCCCGCGAGGTACGCGTCTTGCTCGCCTTCGTCGGCGACGCGGGGCACATCGCCCGGGCGCAGGAACGGGACCGCGAGGCACCACGCGGCGACGGTCCCTTCACGATTCTTCAGCGGCACCACCAGGCGTTCGATGTCGATCGACTGATCGGCACGGCGATGGACGTGGCCGACGACGGCGGCGTCGAACAGCTCCAGGAACGGCGAAGTGGCCTCGAGCCGCCCCGGAGAGTCGTGATTGCCGGCGATGATGACGATCGACAGATGCGGCATGCGCTTGCGGGCCGCGGTGAGGAAACGGTACAACTGGTGCTGCGCGCCGGCCGACGGATTCGCGTTGTCGAAGACGTCGCCGGCGATCAGCAGGACATCGGGCCGCTCGGTGGCGATCAGGGCCAGCAGCCAGTCGAGGAATTGCTGATGTTCGTAGGTGCGGTCGAAGTCATGCAGGGACTGGCCGAGATGCCAGTCGGAAGTGTGCAGGAGCCGCATCGGGAGCTCGATTCCTTTGTCGGGGGTCACGTCGTCGTGCGGGGCGAGGTCGCATCGACCGGGGATTCGTGCGTATTGTGCCGCAGTCCGGGCCGGTGCATCGATACGAGTGTCACCGCAGGCCCCTGTCGGGCGAGCCGGGAGAGGGCGTACCGTTGGTGCCCCGAGAATTGCCGGCCGATCGTGACGACGAGCGGCGCATCGCGCCGTACGGTACGATGCGGGCCGTTTCGCCGCGCCGGCGAGCCGGCGAGCCGGCACGAGGCCGCCGGCAGCTTCGCAGTGCTCGATGGCGCCACGATAATGCCGGGCGGAGGCAGGATGAAAAATCCGTCCTTCGCCCGCTGACGAACAAGGAGAACGATGAGGAAAGCCCAGGGAATCGCGAACATCAGAGGTTTCGCACTTGCCGCATGCGCGCTGCTCGCAGGCTGCACCACGATCCCCAAGCCGGTCGTCGAGGCCCAGGCGCCGGCCCCGGTCGAGGTGCGGTTGCCGAAAACCGTCCGCGATGCCCCGCCGCATGCGCCCGTCGTACGCCCCGCTGCGCCACCGGCATCGGAGCCACCGGAGGCGATATTCTCGCCGGCGCCGGTCGGCCCGATCTCGGCGCTGCGCTACCCGGGCCGCCAGCAGGGCGTTGCACGGGTGCTGGAGCTGCTGCCGCCGAGCGTGACGCGGGACAGGGACGGTTGGGCCGCGGACATCTTCGCGGCTTTTGCCGCGTTGCGCCTCGCGCCGACCGCCGAAAACTTCTGTGCCGCGATTGCCGTCATCGAACAGGAGTCAGGCTTTGTCGCCGACCCGGTGGTGCCGGGGCTGTCGCGCATCGCGTGGCGGGAAATCGAGGCGCGTCGCCAGCGCTTCCATATCCCGAAGCTCGCACTGGATGCGGCGCTGGCGAAACCGTCACCGGACAGCCAGACGTACAAGCGTCGACTCGATACGCTCCGGACCGAGCGGCAGATGAGCCTGCTCTATGACGACATGATCGACGAGCTGCCCGGCGGCCGGTTGCTGTTGAGCGGCTACAACCCGGTGCACACCGGCGGGCCGATGCAGGTCAGCATCGCGTTCGCCGAAGCGCACGCGCGCGCCGCCCCGGAATACGGCGGCGGGTTCGGCAAGGGGCTGCGCAACGCGGTATTCACCCGTCCGGGCGGGCTCTATTTCGGTATCGCGCACCTGCTCGATTACCCGGCGCCGTATCACGACCCGCTGTTTCGCTTCGCCGACTTCAACGCGGGGCATTACAGCAGCCGCAATGCGGCCTTCCAGCAGGCGGTGGCGCGGCTGGCCGGCGTCAAGCTGGTCCTCGACGGGGACCTGCTGCGTTACGAAAACGGGGAACCGAGCGGCAAGGCCAGCGCGACGCAGAAGGCGGTGATGGCGCTGTCCGGACGGCTGAAGCTCGATTCCGCGGAGATCCTTGCGGCGTTGCGGCAGGAAAAGCGCGAGGCGTTCGCGCATACCCAGCTTTACCTGCGCGTCTTCGCGATGGCCGACCAGGCCGCCGGGGCCCGCGTGCCGCGCGAAGCGATGCCGCGCATCGAGCTCAAGAGTCCGAAGATCCAGCGCAAGCTGACGACCGCGTGGTTTGCCGAGCGGGTGCACATGCGCTATCGCGCCTGCATGAAGCGCGCACCGGTGGCCTGACGCCGGGGGGTCGAAGGGTGGCCGTGGTGCCGGGCAGAAGGAGATCCAGCAATGTGAACAGACTCCTGCCGGGGTGCTCGTGTTTCCCTGGTTCGATGTCGCGAGAGATTGGATCACAGCCGCCGCCCACGTTATGTTCGGCGTCACGGCGGCCGGTGCCTGCCGACACCTGTCGGCGCGATAGCACGGCAGCTGCTCCGGCGCCTACGACCTGTTCGCGAACCAGCGCGACGGGGTGCTGAAGATCGCGATCAAGCCGTGATGCGAGCGGCAGCGGCCGGCGTGCCGCTGCCGCGTCAGTGTCCGGCGAGCAGGTGGCCGAGCCGTTGGGCCTTGGTGCGCAGGTAGTTCGCGTTGTGCGGGTTCGGCTCGATGACGTGCGGCACGCGCTCGGCGACCGTGATGCCGTACTGCCCGAGCGCGTCGACCTTGCGCGGATTGTTCGTCATCAGCCGCAGCGAGGCGATGCCGAGTTCGCGCAGCATCGAGGCGGCGACCGCGTAATCGCGCGTGTCGGCGTCGAAGCCGAGGAGGTGATTGGCTTCGACGGTGTCCGCGCCTTCGTCCTGCAGCGCGTAGGCGCGTACCTTGTTCAGCAGGCCGATGCCGCGGCCTTCCTGGCGCAGGTACAGCAGCACGCCGCGCCCTTCGGCGGCGATCGCTGCGAGCGCCGCTTCGAGTTGCGGGCCGCAGTCGCAGCGCCGGCTGAACAGGGCGTCGCCGGTGAGGCACTCGGAGTGGACGCGGGTCAGCACCGGCTTGCCGTCGGCGATCGTGCCGAGCGTCAGCGCGACGTGCTCGCGCCCGGTCGCCGGCTCTTCGAAGCCGTGCATCCGGAAGGTGGCCCAGGGGGTCGGCAACCGGCATGAAGCGACGAGGCGGGTGTTCCGCTGGTCCGTTTCATCGGCGCTCGCGACCGGTCCGGCGCTTTGGGTATCCGCGGTGTGCATCGTGATCTCTCTTCCATTACGGGTGGCGGCCGGGGTCATCGGGACGGCCTGCGCGGAGGAGGTTTTCGTCAGCGTCCGCGCGAGGCCCGTCGTACCGCCTTCGACGAGAAGGTGACGTGTGCGCGCGGATCGGTCAACTGCAAAATGCGTGCTTCCGTTGCAGGCCGCGCTCCATCGCGCCCGGGTTCGATGGGGGCTGTGGCAAGGCGCCGAACGAGTGATCATTCTATTCCAGCCGAAACAGCATCCTGCGGCGCGCGCTCAGGCCGTGGCGAGGGGCCGGAACAAGTGGTGGATTTCGCGGCGCAGCCAGCGGTTGCCCGGGTCGTTATGGAAGCGCTGGTGCCAGAACTGGCGGATCGTGAAGGTCGGCGCGTCGAAAGGCAGCGGCAAGGCCTCGACCCCGCCCGATTCCTTCAGCGTGCGTGCGACCTCGGCGGGAACCACCGCGATGAGATCGGTGCGGGTGACGATGTGGAGCAGGCTCAGGAAGCTCGACACCCGCAGTTTCACGTTGAGATCGAGCCTGAGCTGGCGCATGTGTTGCTCGATCAGCACCATGCTGCGGGCGGGGGAGCTCACCGTGACGTGGCGCGCCGCGAGGAAACGCTCCATCGTCAGCTCGCCCCGTGCGAGCGGGTTGTCCGCGCGGACGATGCAGACGAAGCCGCAGTCGAGCAGCCCCTGCTGGAAATACTGGCCCTGTTCGAGGTCGGTGAAGGGGCCGATCGCGAGGTCGACTTCCCCAGTGAGCATCGCTTCCTTCATCGCGTTCGATGGCATGAACACGGTTCGGAGGCTGACGCCCGGGGCCTTGACCTGCAGCGCGTTCATCAGCATCGGCACATAGTTGCTCTCGCCGATGTCGGCCATGCACAGCGTGAAGCGGCGCGTCGATTGCGCCGGGTCGAACGGCGCGGCGCCGAAGACGTCGTTCTTTATCTTTTCGATCACCTCGCCGATCGGCATCGCCAGCAGCGACGCGCGCGCCGTTGGCAGCATCTCGATTCCGGTGCGGAAGAACAGCGGATCGTCGAAGGTCGTGCGCA
This region includes:
- a CDS encoding exonuclease SbcCD subunit D C-terminal domain-containing protein, with product MRLLHTSDWHLGQSLHDFDRTYEHQQFLDWLLALIATERPDVLLIAGDVFDNANPSAGAQHQLYRFLTAARKRMPHLSIVIIAGNHDSPGRLEATSPFLELFDAAVVGHVHRRADQSIDIERLVVPLKNREGTVAAWCLAVPFLRPGDVPRVADEGEQDAYLAGVAELYRQALAVAQSRRQPGQAIVAMGHCHMAHGKLSEHSERRIVIGGAEALPAGIFDPAIAYVALGHLHLAQPVGGRDHIRYSGSPLPMSFAELDYPHQVVCVELDGEAVAEIRPVRVPRSVELIRVPKTHASIDEVLPLLETLDPGAAAEGPVHAHPYLEVRVRLDAPEPGLRARIEATLAGRPVRLARIDPVSSRSGDAPASSAMSLGDLERLAPETVFARLCEQRLGGHPDERKVLLGALAAAFAELAIEPAEGASA
- a CDS encoding DUF1615 domain-containing protein yields the protein MRKAQGIANIRGFALAACALLAGCTTIPKPVVEAQAPAPVEVRLPKTVRDAPPHAPVVRPAAPPASEPPEAIFSPAPVGPISALRYPGRQQGVARVLELLPPSVTRDRDGWAADIFAAFAALRLAPTAENFCAAIAVIEQESGFVADPVVPGLSRIAWREIEARRQRFHIPKLALDAALAKPSPDSQTYKRRLDTLRTERQMSLLYDDMIDELPGGRLLLSGYNPVHTGGPMQVSIAFAEAHARAAPEYGGGFGKGLRNAVFTRPGGLYFGIAHLLDYPAPYHDPLFRFADFNAGHYSSRNAAFQQAVARLAGVKLVLDGDLLRYENGEPSGKASATQKAVMALSGRLKLDSAEILAALRQEKREAFAHTQLYLRVFAMADQAAGARVPREAMPRIELKSPKIQRKLTTAWFAERVHMRYRACMKRAPVA
- the ribA gene encoding GTP cyclohydrolase II, whose amino-acid sequence is MHTADTQSAGPVASADETDQRNTRLVASCRLPTPWATFRMHGFEEPATGREHVALTLGTIADGKPVLTRVHSECLTGDALFSRRCDCGPQLEAALAAIAAEGRGVLLYLRQEGRGIGLLNKVRAYALQDEGADTVEANHLLGFDADTRDYAVAASMLRELGIASLRLMTNNPRKVDALGQYGITVAERVPHVIEPNPHNANYLRTKAQRLGHLLAGH
- a CDS encoding LysR family transcriptional regulator, whose amino-acid sequence is MNLHSVDLNLLVVFDAILRHKSVKDAGAELGLSQPAMSYALAKLRTTFDDPLFFRTGIEMLPTARASLLAMPIGEVIEKIKNDVFGAAPFDPAQSTRRFTLCMADIGESNYVPMLMNALQVKAPGVSLRTVFMPSNAMKEAMLTGEVDLAIGPFTDLEQGQYFQQGLLDCGFVCIVRADNPLARGELTMERFLAARHVTVSSPARSMVLIEQHMRQLRLDLNVKLRVSSFLSLLHIVTRTDLIAVVPAEVARTLKESGGVEALPLPFDAPTFTIRQFWHQRFHNDPGNRWLRREIHHLFRPLATA